The segment ACCGTTAGAAGTTGAATTGCCAAATTCTGTAGTTTTACAAATTAAGGAGACTGATCCTGGAGTTAAGGGAGATACTGCTACTGGAGGTACAAAGCCTGCAATTCTTGAAACAGGAGCACAGGTTATGGTTCCTTTATTTATTTCAGTCGGTGAGAAGATAAAAGTAGATACTCGCAATGATAGTTATCTAGGTCGGGAGAACTCATGACAATGCATCTTGATCACGAAGAACTGCATCGCTTATTAGCCACCTTGGCAGAAAGTGATATACAAGAATTTCGCCTAGAAGGTGAGGATTTCTGTTTGGAGGTTAAACGTAATCTCCCAGGCTCAATGCCTTTAAATCATGTTGATGCTTCAAGTTCAGTTCAAGCAATTTCTCAACCAATAGCATCAGTTATTGCAGAACCTCCTGTTTCGTCAATTCCTAGTAATCCTCCCCCTGCAGTAGCAGCCTCAAGGTCTGAATATCAAGAAATTACAGCTCCTATGGTTGGGACTTTTTACCGAGCCCCTGCCCCTGGGGACCCTGCGTTTGTTGAAGTTGGTTCTCGAATTAAAGTAGGTCAAACAATTTGCATTCTTGAAGCAATGAAGTTAATGAATGAATTGGAATCAGAAGTTGGTGGAGAGATAATAGAAATACTTATTGAAAACGGTACTCCAGTTGAATTTGGTCAGGTTTTAATGAGAGTTAAACCTCTCTAAGCTTTATCCTATTAATTTGACAATTCCCATGCTGTTTTGATAGCAGATAGCATGCTTTTACAACATGCTTTTCCAGTGCCTGCTATATCAAAACCTGTTCCATGATCCGGTGATGTGCGTACAAATGGCAGTCCTAAAGTTGTATTAACAGCAAATTCGAAAGCTATTAATTTTATTGGAATAAGCCCCTGATCATGATACAAAGCGAGAATCCCATCAGGTGCCTTTTGGATTTCATTTCCTTGCCAAGCTTTCGCTGAGGACATCCAACAAACATCAGGAGATATTGGCCCTTTTAAAACAAAATTAGGATGACTTTTCTTCCATTGTTGAATCGTTGGAATAAGCCATTCAAGTTCTTCTTTGCCTAGTTGACCGTTTTCTCCTGCATGAGGGTTTAAGCCTGAGATACATAAGGTTGGATTTTCTTTAAACATTAAACAAAATTCTAATAATGCATTTAATTTTGAAGTTATTAATTCGGGTGTTAATTCTTTGGATATATCAATTAAGGGAATATGTGTAGTTGCTAAAAGAGTATTTAATTTCCATCCATTATATGGAGAAGTTGCAGTGAATAACATTGAGGTCTTTTGACTTTTAGTTAACTCGCCCAGTCTTTCTGTTTGTCCTGGGTAGCAATGTCCCGCTAGAGTCCATGCATGTTTAGATATTGGAGCCGTAACCAGCCCTTTTCCGGATCCACTTAAGACTAGTTCGCTTGCACGAGTTAACCAATCAAAGCTTGCTTTTCCACTCGATGCATTTGCCTTTCCTTGAGCAAAATTTTCTTTACAGGGAATGTTTTCGATATTTAGATCTTTAGGATTTGCAAGGGGATATACTCCTTTTTCTTTTAGACTTGCATAAATACCGTTAATAGTTTTTTTACACCCAACTAATAAAGTCTCTAGATTGTTAGGCAATTCATTGGAAGCAAGGGCTTTCAAAGTTACTTCAGGTCCAATACCTGCTGGGTCACCTAATGTTATGATTAGCGTGTTATTTTTTTTCATTGATTGTACTCAGATTCTTCTTTTATACAATTTTTTTCTATTAATTCTGTTCCGTTTTTCATATTTAATTGATTCAGTTTAATTATAATAAATTTCCTAACTTGCCTTAGATTTTTCATTATTATTTTAATAAGGAGAATGAAAGTTTTGAGACAAATAATTAAAGCAATCTTTTAACCCTGACTTATAACTTGGATGAATCAAAGAATACCCAAGTTCATGGCAAAGTTTTTTATTACTAACTTTTCTATTCTCTTTCCAAAATGATAAAGCCATTGGGCTCATTGATTTGGAAGCATTCTCAAATGATTCTAAAGGTGGTAGTTTAATTTCTAGAAGATTGGCTGCATATTTCATAACCTCCACATTAGATGCGGGAAGATCATCAGCTAAATTAATAATTTGATGACTAATACTTTCAGGGGCTAAGTCTATTAGATGCATAATAGATCCTGCTATATCATCCACATGTATTCTCGAAAAGACCTGACCTGGTTTGTCTACAAGCTTGCTTTTTTGATTTTTAATAGCTTCTAGGCTTGATCTGCCTGGACCATAAATGCCTGGTAGACGAAGGATTTGAACAGGTAAGCCAGATTGTTTCCATTCTTCTTCACAAGCTAATCGGCGGATGCTGCGAGTCTGCGTTGGTTTTGTAATATCACTTTCATCAACCCATGCACCTTTGCTATCTCCATAAACCCCAGTAGTTGATAAATATCCGGCCCATTTCAAAGGCATCTTTGTCAGTTCATTTTTTAAAATTTTAAGAACAGGGTCTTCTCCATTTTCTAATGGAGGGATGCAGCTTATTAAATGGGTTGTACCCTCAAAGATTGTGCTAGTCGGAATTGCTTTACTAGTGCTGTCATAAAGAAAATCCGTGCCTGGTTTACTAAAGCTTCTTCTGCTACAAAAAACTTTTGCACCAAGCTTTCTGGCAACTGCAGCTATATGTTGACCACTAAAACCGCCGCCAAAAATAAGCAATTTTGAATTTGGCAAAAATTTTTGGGATTGCTTGACAACCTCTTCAATCATAAGTACAAATGTATTACTTGCTAAGTTTTTTAATGGCCTCAGGTTCTTATTTTCATATTGTGCCAGAAGGAACTACTGGTTTAGATTTGCATGCTATTGAAACTTCTTCAACCACTGAACAAAGGAAAAGTTTCCAATCCATTTTAATACTTGTACTGCTTTTGGGATTTTTTACTGTTTTGGTGAGTCTTGAGCAGCCTCATCAATTTGCTTCTATATGTCAAAAGTATAACTCTGCCAATGCATGTCAGATTTGGTAATTGTTATGCTGCTTGCCAGTCCCACTTTTCGTCAGGCTTACTTATATTTTGTTTAGATGTTTTGTGTTCGTTTGGTTTAGCCCATTCAAGTAAACGCATTGCCAATCTTAGATCGCCTTCCACCCATGCGCGTAAAGCCATAGCACGTCGGGGATCATAAAACCTTTGTGTTCTATACCAATCAAACGCATCCGTATTTGATTTGTCACCATTACATGCAAGGCATGCTGGGACACAATTTTCTGTAATACTTAAACCGCCTTTGCTTCTAGGCAATACATGATCTATTGATTCAGATGGATTTCCGCAATAAATACAACTTTCGCCAGTAAAACTATGGAGGGACTGTCTCCATCTTCGGACACGTAATTTGGGGCAGAAATCTTCAAGGAAAACCGCATCCCTAT is part of the Prochlorococcus marinus str. MIT 0919 genome and harbors:
- the accB gene encoding acetyl-CoA carboxylase biotin carboxyl carrier protein — its product is MTMHLDHEELHRLLATLAESDIQEFRLEGEDFCLEVKRNLPGSMPLNHVDASSSVQAISQPIASVIAEPPVSSIPSNPPPAVAASRSEYQEITAPMVGTFYRAPAPGDPAFVEVGSRIKVGQTICILEAMKLMNELESEVGGEIIEILIENGTPVEFGQVLMRVKPL
- the pdxA gene encoding 4-hydroxythreonine-4-phosphate dehydrogenase PdxA, with protein sequence MKKNNTLIITLGDPAGIGPEVTLKALASNELPNNLETLLVGCKKTINGIYASLKEKGVYPLANPKDLNIENIPCKENFAQGKANASSGKASFDWLTRASELVLSGSGKGLVTAPISKHAWTLAGHCYPGQTERLGELTKSQKTSMLFTATSPYNGWKLNTLLATTHIPLIDISKELTPELITSKLNALLEFCLMFKENPTLCISGLNPHAGENGQLGKEELEWLIPTIQQWKKSHPNFVLKGPISPDVCWMSSAKAWQGNEIQKAPDGILALYHDQGLIPIKLIAFEFAVNTTLGLPFVRTSPDHGTGFDIAGTGKACCKSMLSAIKTAWELSN
- a CDS encoding SDR family oxidoreductase, whose protein sequence is MIEEVVKQSQKFLPNSKLLIFGGGFSGQHIAAVARKLGAKVFCSRRSFSKPGTDFLYDSTSKAIPTSTIFEGTTHLISCIPPLENGEDPVLKILKNELTKMPLKWAGYLSTTGVYGDSKGAWVDESDITKPTQTRSIRRLACEEEWKQSGLPVQILRLPGIYGPGRSSLEAIKNQKSKLVDKPGQVFSRIHVDDIAGSIMHLIDLAPESISHQIINLADDLPASNVEVMKYAANLLEIKLPPLESFENASKSMSPMALSFWKENRKVSNKKLCHELGYSLIHPSYKSGLKDCFNYLSQNFHSPY
- a CDS encoding HNH endonuclease; translation: MQNRDAVFLEDFCPKLRVRRWRQSLHSFTGESCIYCGNPSESIDHVLPRSKGGLSITENCVPACLACNGDKSNTDAFDWYRTQRFYDPRRAMALRAWVEGDLRLAMRLLEWAKPNEHKTSKQNISKPDEKWDWQAA